In Passer domesticus isolate bPasDom1 chromosome 32, bPasDom1.hap1, whole genome shotgun sequence, the following are encoded in one genomic region:
- the LOC135288080 gene encoding Fc receptor-like protein 4, producing the protein MEGRQHLTPAQTLGLAGAQTTQLLVQPPWRPAVLWDRVTLTCQGSGTAGATTWYRNGKRWWQEGGDRLIVTESGTYTCDRPDTGLSPPVTVSDDWLVLQVPARALLEGDTVTLRCRRRENNPLTDVYFYHEEKQLRGPQQWTELSLSPLLLSHSGRYRCGVYVSYGGSLWKSERVTVTVHSVLLSGVSLSVQPPGGQVALGDRLVLSCTVAMGTGPLIFSWHREGTGALLGTGPQLELPHVGDDASGQYRCRVSDGDSVAESDPLNVTVLVPVANATITPGPLAHQVSTGDNVTLRCSVQVGSAPVTFTWLHNGQELARGPFLELGDIDVGYSGTYQCRATNQLGQDGHRVFRALSPELALEVTPGSAWLTVAAGVGGAFLFLLLLVGVIVAWHRWHRVAARKQQERAPPDPPAPPEEGEVLYSHVVVTKGTGASPRATTLQDPQVTYAELRGHQGPPREPGDIYGNVL; encoded by the exons ATGGAAGGAAGGCAGCACCTGACCCCAG cccagaccctcGGCCTCGCTG GTGCCCAGACCACCCAGCTCCTCGTGCAGCCCCCCTGGAGGCCGGCGGTGCTGTGGGACCGGGtgacactgacctgccagggctcggggacAGCCGGTGCCACCACCTGGTACAGGAACGGGAAGAGATGGTGGCAGGAGGGAGGTGACCGACTCATTGTCACCGAGAGTGGCACCTACACCTGTGACAGACCCGACACCGGGCTCAGCCCCCCCGTGACAGTCTCAGACG actggctggtgctgcaggtgccagcacggGCACTGCTGGAGGGGGACACGGTGACACTGCGCTGCCGGCGTCGGGAGAACAATCCGCTCACAGATGTGTACTTCTACCATGAGGAGAAGCAACTGAGAGGGCCCCAGCAGTGGaccgagctgtccctgtccccgctgctgctgagccacagCGGCCGCTACCGCTGCGGTGTCTATGTGAGCTATGGGGGGTCACTGTGGAAGTCAGAgcgggtgacagtgacagtgcacA GTGTCCTGCTCTCGGGGGTGTCCCTGTCGGTGCAGCCCCCCGGGGgacaggtggcactgggggaccgcctggtgctgagctgcacggtggccatggggacaggtccCCTGATCTTCTCCTGGCAccgggagggcacaggggcactgctgggcaccgGCCCCCAACTGGAGCTGCCCCACGTTGGGGACGATGCCAGCGGCCAGTACCGGTGCCGGGTCAGCGACGGGGACAGCGTGGCCGAGAGTGACCCCCTGAATGTCACCGTCCTGG TGCCCGTGGCCAATGCCACCATCACCCCCGGTCCCCTGGCACACCAGGTGAGCACAGGTGACAACGTGACCCTGCGCTGCTCGGTGcaggtgggctcagcccctgtcaccTTCACCTGGCTGCACAACGGGCAGGAGCTGGCCCGGggtcccttcctggagctgggggacATCGATGTGGGATATTCGGGCACCTACCAGTGCAGGGCCACCaaccagctgggacaggacGGGCACCGCGTGTTCCGGgcactcagcccagagctggcactggagGTGACACCTGGCTCAGCCTGGCTCACAG TGGCCGCAGGGGTCGGAGGGGCCTTtttgttcctgctcctgctcgtGGGTGTCATTGTGGCCTGGCACCGCTGGCACCGTGTGG ctgccaggaagcagcaggaaag GGCCCCCCCGGATCCCCCGGCCCCCCCAGAGGAGGGGGAGGTGCTGTACAGCCACGTCGTGGTCACCAAGGGAACAGGGG CGTCCCCCCGTGCCACCACACTCCAGGATCCCCAGGTGACCTACGCGGAGCTGCGGGGACACCAGGGGCCACCACGGGAACCCGGTGACATCTACGGGaatgtgctgtga